A window of Sporichthyaceae bacterium genomic DNA:
ACCACAGCCAGACCGGCTTGGGGTCGCGGTCACCGGGCAGATGGGCGACGTGCAGCCGGATCAGGGTGCCGGCGATGATCGGCAGCTCGCCGTCGTGATCGGCCCAGCAGCCGCGGTGGGTCAACCGCGGATGCAGCCGGTCCCAGCTGGTCGCGGTCGCCGTGCCGTACCGGGTGGTCTCGGTGATCGTGGTGTGCGCGGGCTCGGGCCAGGTCGCGGGCTTGCCCAGCGCGAACTCCGGCCCATGCCGGGGCGGGCGGCCGGTGGCGCCGGGTGGGCGGGGCGGGGTGGGCAGGCGCAGGACCCGATCCGAGCGCAGCCGCCCGAGCAGCTCCACGGGCAGGTCGGCCAGCACGAACGCCAGCCGGGTGATGTCATAGCCGGCGTCGGCGACGATCAGGATGTGCGGGTCGCCGTCACACCAGTGACCGGCAGTGATCAGCCGCTCGATGACCGCGCGGAGCTGCTCGGCGGTGACCGCGGTGGCCTCATCGGCCGGGCCGAGACGGACCGCGTCGAGCAACGCGGTCCACGACGTCCGCCCGGGCTCGAGGGCCGCGACGAAGGAGTAGGGCCAACCCGGGATCATCTGGGCCTGGCCCTTCCCGCGGCCATAGACGTGGCAGAACAGCCGGTCCGCGCTGGTCGGGGCATTCGAACGCAGCCACGGGGAGACATCCACCGCGAGCACGATCCGCCCGTCCACGGCCCGAGGCAGCGACAACGAGGCCAGCG
This region includes:
- a CDS encoding NF041680 family putative transposase, with product MAVVVSVAHEGVPDQDMTAARRGDLARFRAEFYGSLTARADALFELTDAVLCADGPVRSLVDLTLVAEHRRGHGAMYDALGHGRVEPERLRRSLASLSLPRAVDGRIVLAVDVSPWLRSNAPTSADRLFCHVYGRGKGQAQMIPGWPYSFVAALEPGRTSWTALLDAVRLGPADEATAVTAEQLRAVIERLITAGHWCDGDPHILIVADAGYDITRLAFVLADLPVELLGRLRSDRVLRLPTPPRPPGATGRPPRHGPEFALGKPATWPEPAHTTITETTRYGTATATSWDRLHPRLTHRGCWADHDGELPIIAGTLIRLHVAHLPGDRDPKPVWLWSSITGATAADVDRWWQSFLRRFDLEHTFRLFKQTLGWTAPKIRTPHAADRWTWLIIAAHTQLRLARPLALDLRRPWEKAAPPGRMTPARVRRGFRNLRATTSTPASAPKPSRPGPGRPPGSKNKHHAPQHTVGKTSRTDTSASTTKQQTG